The proteins below come from a single Chryseobacterium sp. MA9 genomic window:
- a CDS encoding glycosyltransferase family 2 protein, translating into MRFLIIIPAHNEEDNLSFTLDSLQLQSSKDFKVVVVNDGSVDGTPEIIRKYTETDSRFETINLQKSEHQPGSKVVHAFKNGLRTQSMDEFDVICKFDADIILPENYLAAVETAFNNNPAYGLVGGLLYIEKEGNWVYEGNSNKHHVRGPMKAYRKECFIQIGGLRETLGWDNIDSILLENLGWKEVVLPELHVKLIKVKGADYTIRPADYYGRYFYFLGLNRFLAYIASSKEAMKSKSPSFFFDIINSYENCRSKKMELKITKEEQKTVNDQRWRMLKKKWLKM; encoded by the coding sequence GTGAGGTTTTTAATCATAATTCCTGCTCATAACGAAGAAGACAATCTCTCCTTTACACTTGATTCTTTACAACTGCAAAGCAGCAAAGATTTTAAAGTAGTGGTAGTGAATGACGGTTCTGTAGATGGAACTCCTGAAATTATCAGGAAATATACAGAAACTGATTCCCGTTTTGAAACGATCAACCTTCAGAAATCTGAACATCAGCCCGGATCTAAAGTCGTTCATGCTTTTAAAAATGGTCTCCGGACTCAATCTATGGATGAATTTGATGTCATCTGTAAATTTGATGCCGATATCATTCTTCCCGAAAATTATCTGGCAGCAGTAGAAACAGCTTTTAACAACAATCCAGCATATGGACTTGTAGGAGGTCTTTTGTATATAGAAAAAGAAGGGAACTGGGTCTATGAAGGAAATTCTAATAAACATCACGTAAGAGGCCCTATGAAGGCTTACCGTAAAGAATGTTTTATTCAGATCGGAGGCTTAAGAGAAACATTGGGCTGGGATAATATTGATTCCATACTGTTGGAAAACCTGGGATGGAAGGAAGTTGTCCTTCCGGAACTCCATGTGAAACTGATAAAAGTAAAAGGAGCTGATTACACCATACGGCCTGCAGATTATTATGGCAGGTATTTTTATTTCTTAGGTCTTAACAGGTTCCTGGCTTATATAGCCTCTTCAAAAGAAGCTATGAAAAGCAAATCACCATCATTTTTCTTTGATATAATAAATTCCTACGAAAATTGCAGATCAAAAAAAATGGAACTTAAAATTACAAAAGAAGAGCAAAAAACTGTTAATGATCAGCGTTGGAGAATGCTGAAAAAGAAATGGCTGAAGATGTAG
- the aspA gene encoding aspartate ammonia-lyase produces the protein MENFRKESDLLGELNVPLDAYYGVQTQRAIDNFKISGQLLSSYPDFIKGLAFVKKAAAKTNYELGLLDENLYFKIAEACDEIVDGKYHDQFPVDMIQGGAGTSINMNANEVIANVVLEKLGKNKGEYEFCSPNDHINLSQSTNDAYPTAIKMGLLQMNIGLVEKLEKIIAAFRAKGQEFHDVIKMGRTQLQDAVPMTLGQEFEAYAATLEEDISKLNNNANLFVEVNMGATAIGTGLNAPVGYATLCAKNLAQITGYPIVSAPDLVEATPDTGSYVIYSSATKRLAVKLSKICNDLRLLSSGPRAGLFEINLPPMQPGSSIMPGKVNPVIPEVVNQVCFKVFGNDLTVTFAAEAGQLQLNVMEPVLSHAIMENINFLCNALDTLRDKCVVGITANKEICLNMVKHSIGIVTALNPYIGYKQSTQIAKEALETGKSVYNLVLEKGILSQEKLDEILDPKNMLKPHNK, from the coding sequence ATGGAAAATTTCAGGAAAGAAAGTGATCTATTAGGCGAACTGAATGTGCCTTTAGATGCTTATTATGGGGTTCAGACACAAAGAGCTATCGACAATTTTAAAATTTCAGGACAGCTTTTGTCTTCATATCCGGATTTTATAAAAGGGTTGGCTTTTGTAAAAAAAGCAGCAGCAAAAACCAATTATGAATTAGGACTTCTGGACGAAAACCTATATTTTAAAATAGCAGAAGCATGTGATGAAATTGTAGACGGGAAATATCATGACCAGTTTCCGGTAGATATGATTCAGGGTGGGGCAGGAACCTCCATCAATATGAATGCAAATGAAGTGATTGCCAATGTCGTATTGGAGAAATTAGGGAAAAATAAAGGAGAATATGAATTCTGTTCACCTAATGATCATATCAACCTTTCACAGTCAACCAATGATGCTTATCCTACGGCCATCAAAATGGGATTGCTGCAGATGAACATCGGTCTGGTAGAAAAACTTGAAAAAATTATTGCTGCATTCCGTGCAAAAGGACAGGAGTTTCATGATGTTATCAAAATGGGGCGTACACAGCTTCAGGATGCTGTTCCAATGACTTTGGGGCAGGAGTTTGAAGCATATGCAGCTACATTAGAAGAAGATATCTCTAAGCTGAATAACAATGCAAACCTCTTTGTAGAAGTAAACATGGGAGCAACAGCTATCGGAACAGGATTAAATGCTCCGGTGGGTTATGCTACACTTTGTGCTAAAAACTTAGCTCAGATTACAGGATACCCAATTGTTTCAGCACCGGATTTAGTGGAAGCAACACCAGATACAGGATCATATGTGATCTACTCTTCAGCAACGAAGCGTCTTGCTGTGAAATTATCAAAGATCTGTAACGATTTAAGATTACTTTCATCAGGTCCAAGAGCCGGTCTTTTTGAAATCAATCTTCCACCAATGCAGCCTGGATCTTCTATTATGCCAGGTAAGGTAAATCCGGTAATTCCGGAAGTGGTAAACCAGGTTTGTTTCAAAGTATTCGGGAATGATCTTACCGTAACTTTTGCCGCAGAAGCAGGACAGTTACAGCTTAATGTAATGGAGCCGGTGCTTTCTCATGCGATTATGGAAAATATCAACTTCCTTTGTAATGCTTTAGATACCCTTCGTGACAAATGTGTGGTTGGAATTACAGCCAATAAAGAGATTTGTCTGAATATGGTAAAGCACAGCATCGGTATTGTAACAGCTCTGAACCCTTATATCGGGTACAAACAATCTACACAGATTGCTAAAGAAGCATTGGAAACCGGAAAAAGCGTTTATAACCTTGTTCTTGAAAAGGGAATTCTTTCCCAGGAGAAACTGGATGAAATCCTTGATCCGAAAAATATGCTGAAACCGCATAATAAATAA